One genomic region from Phragmites australis chromosome 1, lpPhrAust1.1, whole genome shotgun sequence encodes:
- the LOC133914990 gene encoding uncharacterized protein LOC133914990, whose translation MGERKVLNKYYPPDFDPSKIPRRRQPKNQQIKVRMMLPMSIRCATCGTYIYKGTKFNSRKEDVVGETYLGIQIFRFYFKCTRCSAEITFKTDPQNSDYTVESGASRNFEPWREEDEVADKEKRKRDSEEMGDAMKALENRAMDSKQDMDILAALDEMRSMKSRHAGVSVDQMLEILKRSAHEKEERTIAELDEEDEELIKSITFRNSGNYVKRIEIDDDDDEDLVIPGQSSTTAKTDEPSEPVTNPTDVLRSNGSEGAKKEESKGWMPKFIVKPKSTSADHHKRQKTESTAVVDNTKAPVVEEKSEAVEQTNVLQSLCQNYDSDESE comes from the exons ATGGGAGAGCGGAAGGTGCTGAACAAGTACTACCCGCCGGACTTTGACCCGTCGAAGAtcccgcggcggcggcagcccaAGAACCAGCAGATCAAGGTGCGCATGATGCTCCCCATGAGCATCCGATGCGCCACCTGTGGGACGTACATCTACAAGGGCACCAAGTTCAACTCCCGCAAGGAGGACGTCGTCGGGGAG ACATACTTGGGAATACAAATATTTAGGTTTTACTTCAAGTGCACTAGGTGCTCTGCTGAGATTACCTTCAAAACAGATCCTCAGAATTCTGACTACACAGTGGAATCAGGGGCTAGTCGCAATTTTGAACCTTGGCGTGAAGAGGATGAG GTAGCagataaagaaaagaggaaacgAGATTCTGAGGAGATGGGTGATGCAATGAAAGCGTTGGAGAATAGAGCAATGGATTCAAAGCAAGATATGGACATACTTGCTGCTTTAGATGAGATGCGCTCCATGAAG TCTAGACATGCTGGTGTATCTGTTGACCAGATGCTTGAAATATTGAAGCGTTCTGCTCATGAGAAG GAGGAAAGAACAATAGCAgaacttgatgaagaagatgaagaactgATCAAATCAATCACTTTTCGA AACTCCGGAAATTATGTAAAACGGATAGAAattgacgacgacgatgatgaagatTTAGTTATACCAGGCCAGTCGAGTACAACAGCAAAG aCCGATGAACCTTCCGAACCAGTGACAAATCCAACAGACGTGTTAAGAAGTAATGGATCGGAGGGTGCCAAAAAAGAAG AGAGTAAGGGCTGGATGCCCAAATTTATAGTGAAACCAAAGTCTACTAGTGCAGATCATCATAAGAGACAGAAGACTGAATCAACGGCTGTTGTAGACAATACCAAAGCACCAGTTGTGGAGGAAAAGAGTGAAGCTGTGGAGCAAACCAATGTTCTCCAGTCCCTCTGCCAGAATTACGATAGTGATGAAAGTGAGTGA